The following are encoded in a window of Sphingobium sp. AP49 genomic DNA:
- a CDS encoding TIGR02186 family protein, with product MARTLVLPALLLMLTAADEPQLVPDVSQREVEIQYSFTGADLLLFGAIVYPDGTRPDKPADIVVVLKGPEQSIAMREKQKVAGIWVNADRARFRSAPSFYAMASSRPIDRIVDERTAAIYELGVDKLQLSPSSLNDSAELDRFQAGLVDLRERNGLFVERPGTVEITDGVLYRVRLPLSARVIVGDYTAETFLVQDGRVVAAAVRDIHVRKSGFERFMAVAAEHWSFLYGLTAIALAVGMGWAAGAIARRI from the coding sequence ATGGCGCGCACACTCGTCCTGCCGGCCCTGCTGCTGATGCTGACTGCCGCCGACGAACCGCAACTCGTGCCGGATGTGTCGCAGCGCGAGGTCGAAATCCAGTATAGCTTCACCGGCGCAGACCTGCTGCTGTTCGGCGCGATCGTCTATCCCGACGGCACGCGCCCAGACAAACCGGCCGACATCGTCGTGGTGCTCAAGGGTCCCGAACAGTCGATCGCCATGCGCGAAAAGCAGAAGGTCGCCGGTATCTGGGTCAATGCCGATCGTGCCCGCTTTCGTTCTGCCCCCAGCTTCTATGCCATGGCATCGTCGCGCCCTATCGACCGGATCGTCGATGAACGCACGGCCGCCATCTATGAACTGGGCGTCGACAAGCTCCAGCTTTCACCTTCCTCACTCAACGACAGCGCCGAACTCGACCGGTTCCAGGCCGGGCTCGTCGACCTGCGTGAGCGCAACGGCCTGTTTGTCGAGCGTCCCGGCACGGTCGAGATTACCGACGGCGTACTGTATCGCGTCCGCCTGCCACTTTCAGCGCGCGTGATTGTAGGCGACTATACCGCCGAAACCTTTCTGGTGCAGGATGGCCGGGTTGTCGCTGCGGCCGTCCGCGATATCCATGTCCGGAAATCGGGCTTCGAGCGCTTCATGGCGGTCGCGGCCGAACATTGGTCCTTTCTCTATGGCCTGACCGCGATCGCGCTGGCGGTTGGCATGGGCTGGGCCGCCGGCGCGATCGCCCGCCGTATCTGA
- a CDS encoding AcvB/VirJ family lysyl-phosphatidylglycerol hydrolase translates to MRSRSHAIFRRAIFRHSLPILIILFAAFLLFLQWLGYLGGDPFSSYRPTIYQPGRGTPVAIILSGDMGMNIGMGPGIAARLARDGIPVIGVNSLTYFRNTRTPADATALIEQAMARAHAIDPAARILLIGQSFGSDMAHVGLAGLPAPLRRDLAMVALVVPGATVEYRASPGEIFTFLMADADALPTARQLDWVPLLCVHGREEPASLCPLLHQANLRSVALPGGHPLHHDVNALYHVLRAAFVQQRLLRIA, encoded by the coding sequence ATGAGGAGCCGCAGTCACGCTATCTTCCGTCGCGCTATCTTCCGGCATAGCCTGCCGATCCTGATCATTCTCTTCGCCGCCTTCCTGCTGTTCCTGCAATGGCTGGGCTATCTGGGTGGAGATCCCTTTTCCAGCTACCGTCCCACCATCTATCAGCCGGGTCGGGGCACGCCCGTCGCCATCATCCTGTCAGGTGACATGGGCATGAATATCGGCATGGGGCCGGGCATCGCCGCACGACTGGCGCGTGATGGCATCCCCGTCATCGGGGTCAATTCGCTCACCTATTTTCGCAACACGAGAACCCCGGCCGATGCAACCGCCCTGATCGAACAGGCCATGGCACGTGCCCATGCAATCGATCCTGCCGCCCGCATCCTGTTGATCGGCCAGTCCTTCGGTTCCGACATGGCCCATGTGGGCCTGGCAGGGCTGCCCGCCCCCCTGCGCCGCGACCTGGCGATGGTCGCACTCGTCGTACCGGGAGCGACCGTCGAATATCGTGCCTCGCCCGGGGAGATATTCACCTTCCTGATGGCGGACGCGGATGCGCTGCCGACTGCGCGTCAACTGGATTGGGTGCCGCTGCTCTGCGTCCATGGGCGCGAAGAACCCGCCAGCCTCTGCCCCCTGCTGCACCAGGCCAATCTGCGCAGCGTCGCCCTGCCCGGGGGACACCCGTTGCACCATGATGTAAACGCCCTCTATCATGTGCTGCGCGCCGCCTTCGTGCAGCAGAGATTGCTTCGGATAGCCTGA
- a CDS encoding DUF2147 domain-containing protein — MRSLRPLLVALCLLNCASANAADPVMGSWINPRGSVTVTTGACQDKLCGWVSHANAEALADASDAGIPHLVGTTLLQDYRPKGPGHWAGRVYVPDMGRTFYSTIDQQGPNQLKISGCILGGLFCRSQLWHRVTTG; from the coding sequence ATGCGCAGCCTCCGCCCCCTTCTCGTTGCCTTATGCCTGCTCAACTGCGCGTCCGCCAACGCGGCCGATCCGGTCATGGGCTCCTGGATCAACCCGCGCGGCAGCGTCACTGTCACCACCGGGGCCTGCCAGGACAAGCTGTGCGGTTGGGTCAGCCACGCCAACGCCGAAGCACTGGCCGACGCGAGCGACGCCGGCATCCCGCATCTGGTCGGTACCACCCTGCTGCAGGATTATCGCCCGAAGGGACCGGGCCATTGGGCCGGCCGCGTCTATGTGCCCGACATGGGCAGGACCTTCTATTCGACGATCGACCAGCAAGGTCCGAACCAGCTCAAGATTTCCGGCTGCATCCTGGGCGGCCTCTTCTGCCGCAGCCAGTTGTGGCACCGGGTCACGACGGGGTAA